One window of Amaranthus tricolor cultivar Red isolate AtriRed21 chromosome 11, ASM2621246v1, whole genome shotgun sequence genomic DNA carries:
- the LOC130827335 gene encoding 4-hydroxy-tetrahydrodipicolinate synthase, chloroplastic-like, translated as MATLTSYSSCLMDSTFGLLHSASTYACNRTYCRWKPPEAAMIPNIHLPMRSYEVKNRTNVDDIKSLRLITAIKTPYLPDGRFDLEAYDDLVNMQINSGAEGLIVGGTTGEGQLMTWDEHVMLIGHTVNCFGSNIKVVGNTGSNSTQEAIHATEQGFAVGMHAALHINPYYGKTSMDGMIAHFENVLCMGPTIIYNVPSRTGQDIPPHVMHSIAENANLAGVKECVGNERIKQYTDRGIVVWSGNDDECHDSRWSYDATGVISVTSNLVPGLMRRLMFEGINPSLNMKLLPLMKWLFKEPNPIGLNTALAQLGVTRPVFRLPYIPLPIDKRIEFVRIVNEIGRENFVGDKDVQVLEDDDFILIGRY; from the exons ATGGCTACATTAACAAGCTACAGTTCATGCCTCATGGACTCTACTTTCGGCCTCTTACACTCAGCTTCAACATATGCCTGCAACAG AACATATTGTAGATGGAAACCCCCTGAAGCTGCTATGATTCCTAATATCCATCTACCTATGCGTAGCTATGAAGTCAAGAACAG GACAAATGTGGATGATATAAAGTCTCTGAGATTGATTACAGCCATTAAAACTCCATATCTTCCTGATGGAAGATTTGATCTTGAAGCTTATGATGACTTGGTGAACATGCAGATCAATAGTGGCGCAGAAGGCCTTATTGTGGGCGGTACAACTGGTGAAGGCCAACTCATGACCTGGGATGAGCATGTTATGCTCATCGGTCATACAGTCAACTGTTTTGGCAGTAACATCAAGGTGGTAGGAAACACTGGAAGCAACTCAACGCAAGAGGCAATACATGCTACGGAACAAGGATTTGCTGTTGGTATGCATGCTGCCCTACACATCAATCCATATTACGGCAAGACCTCCATGGATGGTATGATCGCTCACTTCGAGAATGTACTCTGTATGGGCCCCACCATCATATACAATGTCCCCTCAAGAACAGGACAAGATATTCCACCCCATGTAATGCATTCCATAGCCGAAAATGCAAACTTGGCGGGTGTTAAAGAATGTGTAGGCAATGAACGGATTAAGCAGTACACAGATAGAGGCATTGTAGTTTGGAGCGGAAATGATGACGAGTGCCATGATTCTCGATGGTCCTACGATGCCACCGGTGTTATATCCGTTACAAGCAACTTGGTCCCTGGGTTAATGAGACGACTCATGTTCGAGGGTATTAATCCTTCTCTTAATATGAAGCTTCTGCCTCTAATGAAGTGGCTGTTCAAGGAGCCGAACCCTATTGGGTTAAACACAGCTTTAGCTCAACTTGGTGTAACAAGGCCTGTTTTTCGGCTACCTTATATACCTCTTCCAATAGATAAGAGGATTGAATTTGTGCGTATAGTAAATGAAATCGGAcgagaaaattttgttggtGACAAAGACGTTCAGGTtcttgaagatgatgatttCATCTTGATCGGACGATACTAA